From Zingiber officinale cultivar Zhangliang chromosome 5B, Zo_v1.1, whole genome shotgun sequence, the proteins below share one genomic window:
- the LOC121987901 gene encoding uncharacterized protein LOC121987901 gives MTTASSGPHGKFQCTTLLFSNALLSGSSLRSIGIETQRNFCSEAYQNYQCKVMMGSFFPKKQDVFIPDDFLLKELFDMVSETIFVWYPPVTSPALSRANMNKIYSSIGVQSISKAVEKDESFRTTGASVRKVNQKSLISNNGLLRIVLAFLSDTSLGIIANERHRLVKYLLDLEILEIDAPITVSYKLTLSSGIILDLKATRLFHWEKDKTKLFLQRDKGGMKRKRDGGMKRKRYNIDYATNFADVIAKCLCSEMPDQIAPLAELIRLGCLLDFEEDTVNYLMKTKNLQLFPEDEEFLSSTKNVGKIEAGKTATVLY, from the exons ATGACTACTGCAAGCTCTGGTCCTCATGGGAAGTTTCAGTGCACCACCTTGCTGTTCAGCAATGCTCTGCTTTCTGGGTCTTCATTGCGAAGCATTGGAATAGAGACACAGAGAAACTTCTGCTCGGAAGCATATCAAAATTACCAGTGCAAAGTAATGATGGGGTCATTCTTTCCAAAAAAACAAGATGTATTTATTCCTGATGATTTCTTGCTGAAGGAACTGTTTGACATGGTTTCTGAAACAATCTTTGTATGGTATCCTCCTGTTACCTCTCCTGCCCTTTCTAGAGCAAATATGAACAAGATCTATAGCAGCATTGGTGTTCAATCAATTTCTAAGGCTGTAGAAAAGGATGAATCGTTCAGGACCACTGGTGCTAGTGTTAGGAAAGtcaatcagaaatctctgatatCGAACAATGGATTGCTGAGAATTGTGCTTGCTTTTCTTTCTGATACTTCTCTTGGTATAATTGCCAATGAAAGGCATCGTCTTGTCAAATATTTGCTTGATTTAGAAATCTTAGAAATTGATGCTCCTATTACAGTTAGCTATAAGCTGACACTATCTTCTGGAATAATTTTAGATTTAAAAGCTACTAGATTGTTTCATTGGGAGAAGGATAAGACGAAGTTATTCTTACAAAGAGATAAGGGTGGAATGAAGCGAAAGAGAGATGGTGGAATGAAGCGAAAGAGGTACAACATTGACTATGCAACAAATTTTGCAGATGTGATAGCAAAGTGCTTATGTTCTGAAATGCCAGACCAGATTGCTCCACTCGCTGAGCTCATTAGGCTTGGTTGCTTGTTGGACTTTGAGGAGGATACAGTGAACTACTTAATGAAGACCAAAAATCTCCAGTTGTTTCCTGAAGACGAAGAGTTTCTATCATCTACAAAG AATGTGGGAAAGATTGAAGCTGGAAAAACTGCTACAGTCCTCTACTAA
- the LOC121987080 gene encoding uncharacterized protein LOC121987080: MGSNPWRAEKYFVLSREYLATANFAGNVTCEGQILKFLQQHGKASDVPQVYPPNAAFKIVYSPLTKDNAFLLLEWIRNIRSRGTNCKLQNFFSSIKTGSWLKTSIGYKPPSESFLPSSGWGRLLQVASTLVDIPLILKDFYGEKITEFTEELKEIGVRFDFMDASEYIGSHIRTATADSTLTRAKVFSLLNLVRYLGEISLSPDYLIQSTKTARWLKTSVGFRLASESILLLDSEWTLASHVCNLPFIDTSFYGEQISDYKIELQLFGVLVGFNKNYQIVVDNFEMPSSSVSADAAIFILDCIRNAYIPDDLFEKLSQTKWLKTQLGYENPGESFLAVLEWECLLQVVSGIPVIDDAMYGGRIRSYQDELKKVGVAVTINDFSKAIAFRLNRLLEGRFITNKNVLALLSCYRQFVKKEITLTHDLFLFSVEKEWLHTNLGFRSPKASILFSPEWQLISAISNLPLIDGNSEFYGYSNEIYDFKNELQAFGVIVEFKEGAKFVIDGIDLPRDPSIINPVSIISLLQCIRNLKENAESLPMEFKQKMKSRWIKTVLGYKSPEESILFDPKWSLQRKDGPFIDDIFYGSELASYKNELKEIGVSVDATQACLLLALHIKCHSDITTISRVYLFLNTHKWEANDKDAKWIWIPSGGGEWSF; encoded by the exons ATGGGTTCAAATCCTTGGAGggctgaaaaatattttgtacTGAGCAGGGAGTATTTGGCCACTGCCAATTTTGCAGGAAATGTTACATGTGAAGGACAGATTTtgaagttcctacaacaacatgGAAAGGCCTCTGATGTTCCACAAGTTTATCCTCCAAATGCAGCTTTCAAAATTGTTTACTCTCCTTTGACAAAAGACAATGCATTCTTGTTACTTGAATGGATTAGAAATATAAGATCTCGTGGAACTAATTGTAAGCTGCAGAACTTTTTTAGCAGCATAAAAACTGGAAGCTGGTTGAAGACATCAATTGGTTACAAGCCACCTTCTGAGTCATTCTTGCCGAGCTCAGGTTGGGGAAGACTACTTCAGGTAGCATCAACACTTGTTGATATACCATTAATCCTGAAAGATTTTTATGGTGAAAAGATAACAGAGTTCACTGAAGAACTTAAAGAAATTGGAGTCAGATTTGATTTTATGGATGCATCAGAATATATTGGTAGCCATATCCGGACTGCAACAGCTGATTCCACCTTAACCCGAGCAAAAGTCTTTTCGTTGCTCAATTTGGTCAGATATTTGGGAGAGATAAGCTTGTCCCCTGACTATCTAATTCAGAGCACCAAAACTGCAAGATGGCTAAAAACATCTGTTGGTTTCAGATTAGCATCAGAATCCATATTGTTGCTTGATTCAGAATGGACACTTGCATCGCATGTCTGTAATCTCCCCTTCATTGACACTTCTTTCTATGGTGAGCAGATTTCTGATTACAAGATCGAGCTGCAATTATTTGGTGTTTTAGTTGGATTCAACAAAAATTATCAGATTGTGGTTGATAATTTCGAAATGCCTTCAAGCTCTGTATCTGCTGATGCTGCCATTTTTATACTTGATTGCATACGAAATGCTTACATTCCTGATGATTTATTCGAAAAGTTATCACAGACTAAATGGTTGAAGACCCAGCTTGGCTATGAAAATCCAGGGGAATCTTTTCTGGCTGTCTTAGAATGGGAATGCCTTCTTCAGGTTGTCAGCGGCATTCCGGTAATAGATGATGCAATGTATGGTGGTAGAATCAGGTCATATCAGGATGAGCTAAAGAAAGTTGGAGTAGCAGTAACCATAAATGACTTCTCAAAAGCTATTGCTTTTCGATTGAATCGTCTTTTAGAGGGAAGATTTATCACAAACAAAAATGTTCTTgcattgctatcatgttataggcaATTTGTTAAAAAGGAAATTACATTGACGCATGATCTTTTCCTTTTCTCCGTTGAGAAGGAATGGTTGCATACTAATCTTGGATTCAGATCTCCAAAAGCTTCAATCCTATTCAGTCCAGAGTGGCAACTTATCTCAGCTATATCAAATCTTCCACTTATTGATGGTAATTCTGAATTCTATGGTTACTCCAATGAGATCTATGATTTCAAAAATGAGCTCCAGGCCTTTGGTGTTATAGTTGAATTCAAAGAGGGAGCTAAATTTGTCATTGATGGTATTGACCTTCCCAGAGATCCTTCTATCATTAATCCCGTTAGCATTATATCCTTGCTACAGTGCATTCGCAATCTGAAGGAAAATGCAGAATCTCTTCCTATGGAGTTCAAGCAAAAGATGAAAAGTAGATGGATAAAAACAGTTCTTGGATACAAATCTCCAGAAGAGAGCATTCTCTTTGATCCCAAGTGGAGTTTGCAAAGGAAAGACGGTCCCTTTATTGATGACATCTTTTATGGATCTGAGCTCGCATCTTATAAAAATGAGCTTAAAGAAATTGGTGTATCTGTCGATGCCACTCAGGCATGCCTTTTACTAGCCCTTCATATTAAGTGCCACTCTGATATTACTACAATCTCGAGAGTGTACCTGTTCTTGAATACACATAAATGGGAGGCTAATGATAAAGATGCAAAGTGGATTTGGATCCCAAGTGGTGGTGGAGAATGG agtttttgA